From Spodoptera frugiperda isolate SF20-4 chromosome 27, AGI-APGP_CSIRO_Sfru_2.0, whole genome shotgun sequence, a single genomic window includes:
- the LOC118263540 gene encoding kinesin-like protein K39 isoform X9 — protein MTTAAKSQKDKPFGTTPRLMPRPTAASAARAARNATNRNLSLPTQRQSPTRNPNCTKGRTSLIQRAIKSDSKTDVKQTNGGLDSEPLENQNVTVSGIPSATKVLPPVEAEPSYIIENTPITIIEETSEDQTVYDGSVANLQDINENCPLEIKNNDGNPHDVQQQRMDDSSESQLSLSRKNVLPESRSRPHTPALNNRPQTPRSLQSSRPQTPRMPSRPTTPAHPVQRHCSSTSRPNTPQRLPTPTRPKTPTLNVPPSSRAASICSPSRNFKDDDDIKSAFLAKQRQFQRMKKELDIKQQAVLELFDNLRGLRERMTQEGVSGCGEGLQLQELVVFNVADWTSDEIAQLCRDALASATNDGAIELLNTTLPIDECALAELDSNVTNVPTYFADLCLQAFTARQEIIDWVKELIERSESGNDEVLQRIARYNAQGLELCESLRDLKSRADDAVNTVTNLSKKACRERSALVAVGESLVREIARLRQDLETRSAAIMELQETTRNEADRNCSSEEMRRELEEEKAAKVATKEKLAATEVQLRQARVRITKMDRQLREAEASIASLTGTVKALEDQSRQREVQLEARARKLKESLKTGEVTSSQLAQQRDSLQTEIQDLKLQIETVTAQNKTTIHDLTNQLKEFKTNLEEQRKVTQKEIELKEAAEAALLESQNNIEELKAKITELENSRPDPDLPTEREIDLWSELHAIKDILRVTEDEVTACKREKVRFLETLTKITESDNKVGMQQKLAAELLSKEEILGKMQIQIRDLTKNIKLNEQKVIQYEKYVRDLQAHNRAVANCQEAPNGISYQDLQQEIMNLRMGLLEAVHRNEELSELLVQKEQQLEQQDKTSRAQARVIKVREELINMLKNKETEQSRELAALQQDLEHRMKIVDEVNKQIAAKAEEIQELFATLENKQQQIHRLEKIVLALEEQQRRAQAQRTRHEEKIAALEHELAASGNRRERRWFF, from the exons ATGACGACTGCGGCGAAATCTCAAAAGGATAAGCCTT TTGGGACCACTCCCCGATTAATGCCGAGGCCTACAGCCGCCTCTGCCGCACGCGCTGCTCGTAATGCCACCAATAGAAATCTGTCGTTGCCCACTCAGAGGCAATCTCCAACACGGAATCCTAATTGCACTAag GGGAGGACTTCCCTCATCCAACGCGCCATTAAATCTGATTCCAAAACGGATGTCAAG cAGACTAACGGAGGCTTAGATAGCGAACCATTGGAGAATCAGAATGTTACTGTAAGTGGAATACCTTCCGCGACGAAG GTTTTACCACCGGTAGAAGCTGAGCCATCCTATATTATCGAGAACACACCGATAACGATAATAGAAGAAACGTCAGAAGACCAGACTGTTTACGATGGTAGTGTCGCCAACCTGCAAGACATCAATGAAAACTGCCCCTTGG aaataaaaaataatgatggcAATCCTCATGATGTACAGCAACAAAGAATGGATGATTCTAGCGAATCACAACTCAGTCTTAGTCGCAAAAACG ttctTCCAGAATCTAGAAGTCGACCCCATACACCGGCGTTGAATAATCGTCCTCAGACTCCTCGAAGCTTGCAATCCAGTCGTCCACAAACCCCGCGCATGCCCAGCCGGCCCACGACACCGGCTCACCCGGTGCAACGCCACTGCTCGTCCACCAGCCGGCCCAATACGCCGCAGCGTCTGCCCACCCCAACACGCCCTAAAACACCAACTCTGAATGTCCCGCCAAGTTCCAGGGCAGCATCCATATGCAGCCCGTCACGTAACTTTAAAGACGACGACGATATAAAGTCGGCGTTCCTCGCGAAACAAAGGCAATTCCAGCGCATGAAAAAAGAACTGGATATAAAACAG CAAGCAGTTCTTGAACTATTTGACAATTTACGTGGATTACGAGAGCGCATGACACAAGAGGGTGTCTCAGGCTGTGGCGAGGGGCTCCAGCTGCAGGAGTTAGTGGTGTTCAATGTAGCGGATTGGACGTCAGATGAAATCGCACAGCTGTGTCGTGACGCTTTAGCTTCGGCCACCAATGACGGGGCCATTGAACTACTCAATACTACCCTACCTATTG ATGAATGCGCTCTTGCCGAACTTGATTCTAATGTAACGAACGTGCCTACATATTTTGCCGATCTGTGCCTTCAGGCGTTTACGGCGCGACAAGAAATCATTGACTGGGTCAAGGAGCTCATCGAAAGGAGC gaAAGTGGTAATGACGAGGTATTGCAGCGTATTGCTCGTTACAATGCTCAAGGACTAGAACTCTGCGAGTCTCTCCGCGACCTGAAATCCCGTGCTGATGACGCTGTTAACACTGTAACAAATCTGTCTAA GAAAGCCTGTCGAGAACGTAGTGCCTTGGTAGCTGTTGGAGAATCGTTAGTAAGAGAAATAGCACGCCTTCGACAAGACTTAGAAACACGTTCTGCTGCTATAATGGAATTGCAGGAAACTACACGGAATGAAGCAGACCGCAACTGTTCTTCTGAG GAAATGCGTCGAGAGTTAGAGGAGGAAAAAGCTGCAAAGGTCGCTACCAAAGAGAAGTTGGCGGCTACTGAAGTCCAGCTCCGTCAAGCTCGCGTTCGTATCACTAAAATGGACAGACAACTACGCGAGGCAGAAGCAAGCATTGCTAGTCTCACAGGCACTGTAAAGGCATTGGAGGATCAG AGTCGTCAAAGGGAAGTGCAATTAGAAGCTCGTGCTAGGAAACTGAAAGAATCGTTGAAAACCGGAGAAGTAACCAGCAGTCAATTAGCGCAACAACGCGACTCATTGCAAACTGA AATTCAAGACttgaaacttcaaattgaaACCGTAACcgcacaaaataaaacaactatacATGATTTAACTAATCAACTCAAAGAGTTCAAGACTAATTTAGAAGAACAGCGTAAAGTTACACAAAAGGAAATCGAGCTGAAGGAAGCAGCTGAAGCTGCCCTCTTAGAGAGTCAAAATAACATAGAGGAGTTGAAAGCGAAAATCACTGAACTGGAAAATAGTAGACCAGATCCCG atTTGCCAACGGAAAGAGAAATAGATCTTTGGTCAGAACTTCATGCTATAAAAGATATTTTACGTGTAACTGAGGATGAAGTGACTGCCTGTAAACGGGAGAAAGTGCGATTTTTGGAGACTCTCACTAAAATaact GAATCTGATAACAAGGTGGGCATGCAACAGAAATTGGCAGCCGAGCTTCTAAgcaaagaagaaatattaggAAAAATGCAAATACAAATTAGAGAtttaaccaaaaatattaaattgaa tgAACAAAAAGTGATCCAGTACGAAAAATATGTAAGAGATCTACAGGCGCATAACCGCGCTGTGGCCAACTGCCAAGAGGCTCCAAACGGTATCAGCTATCAGGACTTACAGCAAGAG ATCATGAATTTGAGAATGGGCCTTCTTGAGGCGGTGCACCGAAATGAAGAGTTGTCAGAGCTATTGGTGCAAAAGGAACAGCAGCTGGAGCAACAGGACAAGACTTCACGTGCCCAGGCAAGAGTCATAAAG GTTCGCGAGGAGTTGATCAATATGCTGAAGAACAAGGAAACGGAGCAGAGCCGCGAACTGGCTGCGTTACAACAGGACCTTGAGCACCGAATGAAAATCGTTGATGAA GTAAACAAGCAGATAGCAGCGAAAGCCGAAGAGATCCAGGAACTATTTGCCACTTTAGAGAACAAGCAACAACAGATTCACCGACTAGAGAAAATAGTGTTAGCACTAGAGGAACAACAACGACGTGCACAGGCGCAGCGGACGCGACACGAAGAGAAGATTGCCGCGCTCGAACACGAACTCGCTGCCAGTGGAAATCGACGCGAACG AAGGTGGTTTTTCTAA